One stretch of Armigeres subalbatus isolate Guangzhou_Male chromosome 2, GZ_Asu_2, whole genome shotgun sequence DNA includes these proteins:
- the LOC134213252 gene encoding uncharacterized protein LOC134213252, with translation MIGAIDCWTLIFENLYKDCRQKILSNSFHSIIEGMMKNWILPGCAFMAIAINFCSCDLGLNISILGVPLSVSRAIGAGVQPVISANSTISTNETVDSSGVLTSLQSIVNDVVSPLNALLSDTVNTASDKSGDPTKLFANLDDLAKATISAIDDAQTTSADIQSVISPSTYALLNGSLEQLAVDVSALTTVQNTLVDALNNVTTADPPFTTRNITTVITASLISNYTSSLKSISTTLSTLGRVITTAAKDKQSTIMKELTLNDTIDSSLSNLIQVVTSFNRTSYGVFNSVIRASDNSLRSLNQSYTTIISKASNYNHGDMTNLTNFLTNASAIVSAATAKIESNTAAITLQLAYTLGNQTTNISTVLYNAVKNISSLATTSTSAYSSACERKYVGLFQQPGLSVSRLNSCIQSEGPGLTTFAQIAVPGLYNDVLRWVGPQVVRLNLCSVPNGNCSVVAFSAFSDLYSQLEIKYNLIRDSVLSEQNIVLYRATSCINAVSSDLQDVASSIQDRFGNCLTTGN, from the exons ATGATTGGTGCGATCGACTGCTGGACTCTTATTTTTGAAAACCTGTATAAAGACTGCCGGCAAAAGATTTTATCAAACAGTTTTCATTCAATCATCGAAGGGATGATGAAAAATTGGATACTTCCAGGGTGTGCCTTCATGGCAATCGCCATAAATTTTTGTAGCTGTGACCTTGGTTTAAACATTTCTATTCTGGGAGTGCCTCTGTCAGTGAGCAGAGCCATTGGTGCTGGGGTGCAGCCTGTGATTTCCGCGAATTCGACGATTTCCACTAACGAGACGGTCGATTCTAGCGGTGTGTTGACATCACTACAATCGATCGTAAATGACGTCGTGAGCCCGTTGAATGCATTACTGTCAGACACCGTGAACACTGCATCGGATAAGAGTGGTGATCCAACGAAACTATTCGCGAACTTGGATGATTTAGCGAAAGCTACTATTTCGGCAATTGATGATGCACAGACAACTTCAGCTGATATTCAGTCGGTGATAAGCCCTTCTACCTATGCATTGTTGAATGGAAGTTTGGAACAGCTTGCTGTAGATGTTAGCGCACTAACGACTGTTCAAAATACGCTGGTAGATGCGTTGAATAATGTTACAACAGCAGATCCTCCATTTACAACACGAAACATTACTACGGTTATCACAGCGTCGTTGATTTCGAACTATACTTCATCGTTAAAGAGCATCAGCACTACCTTATCCACATTGGGAAGGGTGATAACCACTGCGGCAAAAGATAAACAATCAACCATTATGAAAGAACTGACCCTCAACGATACTATCGATAGTTCACTCAGCAATTTGATTCAAGTAGTTACCAGTTTCAACCGAACCAGCTACGGAGTCTTCAATAGTGTGATTCGTGCTTCCGACAATAGTCTTAGATCCTTAAACCAATCATACACTACGATTATATCAAAAGCTTCAAATTATAACCATGGAGATATGACCAACTTAACAAATTTCCTGACCAATGCCAGCGCGATCGTTTCAGCTGCTACTGCAAAGATCGAAAGTAACACAGCTGCAATTACTTTGCAGCTTGCCTACACTCTCGGCAATCAAACTACCAACATATCGACGGTCTTGTACAACGCAGTTAAGAACATCAGCAGCTTGGCCACCACCAGCACTAGTGCCTACTCCAGCGCGTGTGAACGGAAATACGTAGGGCTGTTCCAGCAACCTGGGCTGTCGGTATCGCGACTCAATAGTTGCATCCAATCGGAAGGACCCGGTCTTACGACTTTCGCGCAAATTGCAGTACCCGGTTTATATAACGACGTGCTGCGGTGGGTCGGCCCACAAGTGGTACGGCTCAACTTGTGCAGTGTACCGAATGGGAATTGTAGTGTAGTG GCTTTCTCTGCCTTTTCGGACTTATATTCCCAACTGGAAATCAAGTACAACCTGATAAGAGATTCGGTACTGTCCGAACAGAACATAGTCCTGTACCGAGCTACTAGTTGCATCAATGCCGTTTCCAGTGATCTCCAAGATGTAGCTTCTAGTATTCAGGAcaggtttggaaattgtttgaCGACAGGTAATTAA